In Arachis hypogaea cultivar Tifrunner chromosome 17, arahy.Tifrunner.gnm2.J5K5, whole genome shotgun sequence, a single window of DNA contains:
- the LOC112766555 gene encoding uncharacterized WD repeat-containing protein C2A9.03 isoform X1 — MERFDNDDLQYVVHDYFDFSDFEDDVALTNSDPLDDSDLDESFQTSNSKTDTSASEARKGKDIQGIPWEKLNYSRQKYRETRLKQYKNYENLSHSREDLDKECLEVQKGKAFYDFQFNTRLVKSTIIHFQLRNLLWATSKHDVYLMQNYSVMHWSSLQQRGKEVFNVATPIVPTLECPGLLARPVYRVQISTMVVKENLVVAGGFHGELVCKNLRHPGVAFCSKITPGNAITNAVDVYRHPSGSLRVVAANNDSQVQTFDAENFASVGCFQYDWSVNNTSVSPDGRLMAILGDSAECLLADANSGKVVGSLKGHLDYSFSSAWHPDGRILATGNQDTTCRLWDIRNLSESVGVLKGRMGAIRALRFTSDGKFLAMAEPADFVHIFDSKSGYVQAQEIDLFGEIAGISFSPDTEALFIGIADRTYGSLLEFIRKRDNNYLASMF, encoded by the exons ATGGAGCGGTTCGACAACGACGACCTTCAGTACGTTGTCCATGACTACTTCGACTTCTCTGACTTCGAAGACGACGTTGCACTCACCAATTCTGATCCTTTGGATGACTCCGACCTCGATGAAAGCTTCCAGACG AGTAATTCGAAGACTGATACGTCTGCTTCGGAAgctagaaaagggaaagatatacaGGGGATTCCATGGGAGAAGCTTAACTACAGCAGACAGAAGTACCGCGAGACTCGATTGAAGCAGTACAAGAACTACGAGAACCTCTCGCATTCTCGCGAGGATCTCGACAAG GAGTGTTTGGAAGTGCAGAAGGGGAAGGCCTTCTATGACTTCCAGTTCAACACAAGGCTTGTAAAATCCACAATTATCCATTTTCAG CTGAGGAATTTATTGTGGGCGACATCCAAGCATGATGTATACCTTATGCAAAACTACTCGGTGATGCATTGGTCCTCATTACAACAAAGGGGTAAAGAAGTTTTTAATGTGGCCACACCCATAGTTCCGACCCTT GAGTGCCCTGGACTTTTAGCTCGGCCCGTCTACAGAGTTCAAATAAGCACCATGGTAGTCAAGGAAAATTTGGTGGTGGCAGGTGGTTTTCATGGCGAGCTCGTTTGCAAG AATTTGCGGCATCCTGGTGTTGCATTCTGCAGTAAAATAACTCCTGGTAATGCCATAACCAATGCTGTTGATGTTTACCGCCATCCAAG TGGGTCGCTGAGGGTTGTTGCAGCAAATAATGATTCCCAAGTTCAGACGTTCGATGCAGAAAATTTTGCTTCCGTGGGTTGTTTTCAATATGATTGGTCTGTTAAT AATACTTCTGTCAGTCCAGATGGCAGGTTGATGGCTATTCTTGGTGACAGTGCTGAGTGCTTGTTAGCTGATGCCAACTCCGGGAAG GTTGTTGGGAGCCTAAAAGGGCACTTGGACTACTCTTTCTCGTCTGCTTGGCACCCAGATGGAAGAATATTGGCTACGGGGAACCAGGACACAACATGCAGGTTATGGGACATAAGGAACCTTTCAGAATCCGTAGGTGTGCTCAAGGGAAGAATGGGTGCAATAAGAGCCTTAAGGTTCACATCTGATGGGAAGTTCTTGGCCATGGCTGAGCCAGCAGACTTTGTCCATATATTTGACTCCAAGTCTGGCTATGTGCAAGCTCAAGAGATTGATCTATTTGGTGAAATTGCTGGGATATCCTTTAGCCCGGACACGGAGGCCTTATTTATTGGTATTGCCGACCGTACCTATGGAAGCTTGTTAGAGTTCATCAGAAAACGTGACAATAATTACCTTGCCTCTATGTTTTAA
- the LOC112766555 gene encoding uncharacterized WD repeat-containing protein C2A9.03 isoform X4 — MNCWWEVSSLAGHYFMLRNLLWATSKHDVYLMQNYSVMHWSSLQQRGKEVFNVATPIVPTLECPGLLARPVYRVQISTMVVKENLVVAGGFHGELVCKNLRHPGVAFCSKITPGNAITNAVDVYRHPSGSLRVVAANNDSQVQTFDAENFASVGCFQYDWSVNNTSVSPDGRLMAILGDSAECLLADANSGKVVGSLKGHLDYSFSSAWHPDGRILATGNQDTTCRLWDIRNLSESVGVLKGRMGAIRALRFTSDGKFLAMAEPADFVHIFDSKSGYVQAQEIDLFGEIAGISFSPDTEALFIGIADRTYGSLLEFIRKRDNNYLASMF; from the exons ATGAATTGCTG GTGGGAAGTGAGCAGCTTGGCAGGGCATTATTTTATG CTGAGGAATTTATTGTGGGCGACATCCAAGCATGATGTATACCTTATGCAAAACTACTCGGTGATGCATTGGTCCTCATTACAACAAAGGGGTAAAGAAGTTTTTAATGTGGCCACACCCATAGTTCCGACCCTT GAGTGCCCTGGACTTTTAGCTCGGCCCGTCTACAGAGTTCAAATAAGCACCATGGTAGTCAAGGAAAATTTGGTGGTGGCAGGTGGTTTTCATGGCGAGCTCGTTTGCAAG AATTTGCGGCATCCTGGTGTTGCATTCTGCAGTAAAATAACTCCTGGTAATGCCATAACCAATGCTGTTGATGTTTACCGCCATCCAAG TGGGTCGCTGAGGGTTGTTGCAGCAAATAATGATTCCCAAGTTCAGACGTTCGATGCAGAAAATTTTGCTTCCGTGGGTTGTTTTCAATATGATTGGTCTGTTAAT AATACTTCTGTCAGTCCAGATGGCAGGTTGATGGCTATTCTTGGTGACAGTGCTGAGTGCTTGTTAGCTGATGCCAACTCCGGGAAG GTTGTTGGGAGCCTAAAAGGGCACTTGGACTACTCTTTCTCGTCTGCTTGGCACCCAGATGGAAGAATATTGGCTACGGGGAACCAGGACACAACATGCAGGTTATGGGACATAAGGAACCTTTCAGAATCCGTAGGTGTGCTCAAGGGAAGAATGGGTGCAATAAGAGCCTTAAGGTTCACATCTGATGGGAAGTTCTTGGCCATGGCTGAGCCAGCAGACTTTGTCCATATATTTGACTCCAAGTCTGGCTATGTGCAAGCTCAAGAGATTGATCTATTTGGTGAAATTGCTGGGATATCCTTTAGCCCGGACACGGAGGCCTTATTTATTGGTATTGCCGACCGTACCTATGGAAGCTTGTTAGAGTTCATCAGAAAACGTGACAATAATTACCTTGCCTCTATGTTTTAA
- the LOC112766555 gene encoding uncharacterized WD repeat-containing protein C2A9.03 isoform X3, translating to MNCCRWEVSSLAGHYFMLRNLLWATSKHDVYLMQNYSVMHWSSLQQRGKEVFNVATPIVPTLECPGLLARPVYRVQISTMVVKENLVVAGGFHGELVCKNLRHPGVAFCSKITPGNAITNAVDVYRHPSGSLRVVAANNDSQVQTFDAENFASVGCFQYDWSVNNTSVSPDGRLMAILGDSAECLLADANSGKVVGSLKGHLDYSFSSAWHPDGRILATGNQDTTCRLWDIRNLSESVGVLKGRMGAIRALRFTSDGKFLAMAEPADFVHIFDSKSGYVQAQEIDLFGEIAGISFSPDTEALFIGIADRTYGSLLEFIRKRDNNYLASMF from the exons ATGAATTGCTG CAGGTGGGAAGTGAGCAGCTTGGCAGGGCATTATTTTATG CTGAGGAATTTATTGTGGGCGACATCCAAGCATGATGTATACCTTATGCAAAACTACTCGGTGATGCATTGGTCCTCATTACAACAAAGGGGTAAAGAAGTTTTTAATGTGGCCACACCCATAGTTCCGACCCTT GAGTGCCCTGGACTTTTAGCTCGGCCCGTCTACAGAGTTCAAATAAGCACCATGGTAGTCAAGGAAAATTTGGTGGTGGCAGGTGGTTTTCATGGCGAGCTCGTTTGCAAG AATTTGCGGCATCCTGGTGTTGCATTCTGCAGTAAAATAACTCCTGGTAATGCCATAACCAATGCTGTTGATGTTTACCGCCATCCAAG TGGGTCGCTGAGGGTTGTTGCAGCAAATAATGATTCCCAAGTTCAGACGTTCGATGCAGAAAATTTTGCTTCCGTGGGTTGTTTTCAATATGATTGGTCTGTTAAT AATACTTCTGTCAGTCCAGATGGCAGGTTGATGGCTATTCTTGGTGACAGTGCTGAGTGCTTGTTAGCTGATGCCAACTCCGGGAAG GTTGTTGGGAGCCTAAAAGGGCACTTGGACTACTCTTTCTCGTCTGCTTGGCACCCAGATGGAAGAATATTGGCTACGGGGAACCAGGACACAACATGCAGGTTATGGGACATAAGGAACCTTTCAGAATCCGTAGGTGTGCTCAAGGGAAGAATGGGTGCAATAAGAGCCTTAAGGTTCACATCTGATGGGAAGTTCTTGGCCATGGCTGAGCCAGCAGACTTTGTCCATATATTTGACTCCAAGTCTGGCTATGTGCAAGCTCAAGAGATTGATCTATTTGGTGAAATTGCTGGGATATCCTTTAGCCCGGACACGGAGGCCTTATTTATTGGTATTGCCGACCGTACCTATGGAAGCTTGTTAGAGTTCATCAGAAAACGTGACAATAATTACCTTGCCTCTATGTTTTAA
- the LOC112766555 gene encoding uncharacterized WD repeat-containing protein C2A9.03 isoform X2, which yields MSAFSRWEVSSLAGHYFMLRNLLWATSKHDVYLMQNYSVMHWSSLQQRGKEVFNVATPIVPTLECPGLLARPVYRVQISTMVVKENLVVAGGFHGELVCKNLRHPGVAFCSKITPGNAITNAVDVYRHPSGSLRVVAANNDSQVQTFDAENFASVGCFQYDWSVNNTSVSPDGRLMAILGDSAECLLADANSGKVVGSLKGHLDYSFSSAWHPDGRILATGNQDTTCRLWDIRNLSESVGVLKGRMGAIRALRFTSDGKFLAMAEPADFVHIFDSKSGYVQAQEIDLFGEIAGISFSPDTEALFIGIADRTYGSLLEFIRKRDNNYLASMF from the exons atgTCCGCTTTTAGCAGGTGGGAAGTGAGCAGCTTGGCAGGGCATTATTTTATG CTGAGGAATTTATTGTGGGCGACATCCAAGCATGATGTATACCTTATGCAAAACTACTCGGTGATGCATTGGTCCTCATTACAACAAAGGGGTAAAGAAGTTTTTAATGTGGCCACACCCATAGTTCCGACCCTT GAGTGCCCTGGACTTTTAGCTCGGCCCGTCTACAGAGTTCAAATAAGCACCATGGTAGTCAAGGAAAATTTGGTGGTGGCAGGTGGTTTTCATGGCGAGCTCGTTTGCAAG AATTTGCGGCATCCTGGTGTTGCATTCTGCAGTAAAATAACTCCTGGTAATGCCATAACCAATGCTGTTGATGTTTACCGCCATCCAAG TGGGTCGCTGAGGGTTGTTGCAGCAAATAATGATTCCCAAGTTCAGACGTTCGATGCAGAAAATTTTGCTTCCGTGGGTTGTTTTCAATATGATTGGTCTGTTAAT AATACTTCTGTCAGTCCAGATGGCAGGTTGATGGCTATTCTTGGTGACAGTGCTGAGTGCTTGTTAGCTGATGCCAACTCCGGGAAG GTTGTTGGGAGCCTAAAAGGGCACTTGGACTACTCTTTCTCGTCTGCTTGGCACCCAGATGGAAGAATATTGGCTACGGGGAACCAGGACACAACATGCAGGTTATGGGACATAAGGAACCTTTCAGAATCCGTAGGTGTGCTCAAGGGAAGAATGGGTGCAATAAGAGCCTTAAGGTTCACATCTGATGGGAAGTTCTTGGCCATGGCTGAGCCAGCAGACTTTGTCCATATATTTGACTCCAAGTCTGGCTATGTGCAAGCTCAAGAGATTGATCTATTTGGTGAAATTGCTGGGATATCCTTTAGCCCGGACACGGAGGCCTTATTTATTGGTATTGCCGACCGTACCTATGGAAGCTTGTTAGAGTTCATCAGAAAACGTGACAATAATTACCTTGCCTCTATGTTTTAA
- the LOC112766555 gene encoding uncharacterized WD repeat-containing protein C2A9.03 isoform X5 → MLRNLLWATSKHDVYLMQNYSVMHWSSLQQRGKEVFNVATPIVPTLECPGLLARPVYRVQISTMVVKENLVVAGGFHGELVCKNLRHPGVAFCSKITPGNAITNAVDVYRHPSGSLRVVAANNDSQVQTFDAENFASVGCFQYDWSVNNTSVSPDGRLMAILGDSAECLLADANSGKVVGSLKGHLDYSFSSAWHPDGRILATGNQDTTCRLWDIRNLSESVGVLKGRMGAIRALRFTSDGKFLAMAEPADFVHIFDSKSGYVQAQEIDLFGEIAGISFSPDTEALFIGIADRTYGSLLEFIRKRDNNYLASMF, encoded by the exons ATG CTGAGGAATTTATTGTGGGCGACATCCAAGCATGATGTATACCTTATGCAAAACTACTCGGTGATGCATTGGTCCTCATTACAACAAAGGGGTAAAGAAGTTTTTAATGTGGCCACACCCATAGTTCCGACCCTT GAGTGCCCTGGACTTTTAGCTCGGCCCGTCTACAGAGTTCAAATAAGCACCATGGTAGTCAAGGAAAATTTGGTGGTGGCAGGTGGTTTTCATGGCGAGCTCGTTTGCAAG AATTTGCGGCATCCTGGTGTTGCATTCTGCAGTAAAATAACTCCTGGTAATGCCATAACCAATGCTGTTGATGTTTACCGCCATCCAAG TGGGTCGCTGAGGGTTGTTGCAGCAAATAATGATTCCCAAGTTCAGACGTTCGATGCAGAAAATTTTGCTTCCGTGGGTTGTTTTCAATATGATTGGTCTGTTAAT AATACTTCTGTCAGTCCAGATGGCAGGTTGATGGCTATTCTTGGTGACAGTGCTGAGTGCTTGTTAGCTGATGCCAACTCCGGGAAG GTTGTTGGGAGCCTAAAAGGGCACTTGGACTACTCTTTCTCGTCTGCTTGGCACCCAGATGGAAGAATATTGGCTACGGGGAACCAGGACACAACATGCAGGTTATGGGACATAAGGAACCTTTCAGAATCCGTAGGTGTGCTCAAGGGAAGAATGGGTGCAATAAGAGCCTTAAGGTTCACATCTGATGGGAAGTTCTTGGCCATGGCTGAGCCAGCAGACTTTGTCCATATATTTGACTCCAAGTCTGGCTATGTGCAAGCTCAAGAGATTGATCTATTTGGTGAAATTGCTGGGATATCCTTTAGCCCGGACACGGAGGCCTTATTTATTGGTATTGCCGACCGTACCTATGGAAGCTTGTTAGAGTTCATCAGAAAACGTGACAATAATTACCTTGCCTCTATGTTTTAA
- the LOC112766555 gene encoding uncharacterized WD repeat-containing protein C2A9.03 isoform X6: MQNYSVMHWSSLQQRGKEVFNVATPIVPTLECPGLLARPVYRVQISTMVVKENLVVAGGFHGELVCKNLRHPGVAFCSKITPGNAITNAVDVYRHPSGSLRVVAANNDSQVQTFDAENFASVGCFQYDWSVNNTSVSPDGRLMAILGDSAECLLADANSGKVVGSLKGHLDYSFSSAWHPDGRILATGNQDTTCRLWDIRNLSESVGVLKGRMGAIRALRFTSDGKFLAMAEPADFVHIFDSKSGYVQAQEIDLFGEIAGISFSPDTEALFIGIADRTYGSLLEFIRKRDNNYLASMF, from the exons ATGCAAAACTACTCGGTGATGCATTGGTCCTCATTACAACAAAGGGGTAAAGAAGTTTTTAATGTGGCCACACCCATAGTTCCGACCCTT GAGTGCCCTGGACTTTTAGCTCGGCCCGTCTACAGAGTTCAAATAAGCACCATGGTAGTCAAGGAAAATTTGGTGGTGGCAGGTGGTTTTCATGGCGAGCTCGTTTGCAAG AATTTGCGGCATCCTGGTGTTGCATTCTGCAGTAAAATAACTCCTGGTAATGCCATAACCAATGCTGTTGATGTTTACCGCCATCCAAG TGGGTCGCTGAGGGTTGTTGCAGCAAATAATGATTCCCAAGTTCAGACGTTCGATGCAGAAAATTTTGCTTCCGTGGGTTGTTTTCAATATGATTGGTCTGTTAAT AATACTTCTGTCAGTCCAGATGGCAGGTTGATGGCTATTCTTGGTGACAGTGCTGAGTGCTTGTTAGCTGATGCCAACTCCGGGAAG GTTGTTGGGAGCCTAAAAGGGCACTTGGACTACTCTTTCTCGTCTGCTTGGCACCCAGATGGAAGAATATTGGCTACGGGGAACCAGGACACAACATGCAGGTTATGGGACATAAGGAACCTTTCAGAATCCGTAGGTGTGCTCAAGGGAAGAATGGGTGCAATAAGAGCCTTAAGGTTCACATCTGATGGGAAGTTCTTGGCCATGGCTGAGCCAGCAGACTTTGTCCATATATTTGACTCCAAGTCTGGCTATGTGCAAGCTCAAGAGATTGATCTATTTGGTGAAATTGCTGGGATATCCTTTAGCCCGGACACGGAGGCCTTATTTATTGGTATTGCCGACCGTACCTATGGAAGCTTGTTAGAGTTCATCAGAAAACGTGACAATAATTACCTTGCCTCTATGTTTTAA